The segment CCAGCACCATCAACGCCGGATCGGCATGAGTCGCCGCAATGATTGGCGTCACGATACCCGCGGTGGTGATCGCCGCAACCGTGGCAGAACCGAGCGCGACACGCAGCATCGCGGCCACCGTCCAGCACATCAGCAGCGGAGACAGCGAGGAGCCTTTCATCATATCGGCGATGTAGTTACCCACGCCGCTATCCACCAGCACCTGCTTGAAGGCACCGCCACCGGCAATGATAAAGATGATCATGGCGATGGCAGCGATCGACTCGCCACACATATCCATCACCTGCTCCATCTTGCGCCCATTGCGCAGGCCAAGGGTGAAGACTGCAATGACCACGGCGATAAACAGTGCCACTGCCGGGTTGCCGATAAATTCAAAGAACTGACGCAGCGGATTCTCTTTCGGCGTGGTTAATTCAAACACCGCAGCGACCGCCATCAGCACCACCGGGATCACGGCGGCGAAGATACTGATTCCGAAGCCCGGCATCTCCTCTTCCGTGAAGATTTTCGGGTTATACAGCCCTTCCGGCGGTGACTTTTCAAAGCTTTTGAGGAACTTCGAGAAGATTGGACCGGCGACAATGACCGTCGGGATGGTGATGATCATGCCGTACAACAGCGTGGTGCCGAGGTTCGCGCCGAAAATAGTGGCGATGGCCGTTGGACCAGGATGCGGCGGCAGGAAGCAGTGCGTAACGGACAGCGCAGCCACCATCGGCACACCGACATACAACAACGGCAACCCGGCAGCGGCAACGATGGTGAACACCAGCGGCAGCAGCAGCACAAAGCCCACTTCATAGAACATCGCCAGACCAACAATCAGCCCGGTGACCACCAGCGCCCATTGCAGTCGCTCCTTCCCGAAGGCGGCAATCAACGTGGTCGCGACCCGTTGCGCGGCCCCGGTGTCCGACACCAGCCGCCCAAGCATGGCACCGAAGCCGAGGATCATCGCCAGCCCGCCCAGCGTTGAGCCGATACCTTTCTGGATCGACGCCATGACATTCAGCGGCGTCATCCCTTCGGCAATCCCCACCACAGCGGAGACAAACACCAGAGCGATAAAGCCGTTGACCTTGAAAACAATCATTAAAACCAGCAGGAGAACCACGCCCAGAACGATTATGGTTATTGGCATTTTTTATTATCCATAGAGAAACAAGAGGTGATTAAGGTTTAGGCGCACCCTGGTGAATGCGCCAGTCACATCACACCGCCACGCGCATACCGCCATCGACGAATAGCAAGTGACCATTGACGAAATCGGAGGCTTTTGAGGAGAGGAACACCGCTGCACCAATCAGCTCCTCAGGTTTGCCCCAACGCGCCGCTGGGGTACGTTTGGTGAGCCAACCGGTGAAAGCCGGATCGTCAGCCAGTGCCTGGGTCATCTCGGTAACAAAGTAGCCCGGTGCAATGGCGTTGACCTGGATATTGTGACGCGCCAGCTCAACGCACATACCGCGTGTCAGCATGGTGACGGCCCCCTTGGAAGCGGCATACGGCGTGATGGTGTCGCGGCCCAATTCGCTCTGCATCGAACCGATATTGATGATTTTGCCTTGCTGACGTCCCACCATCTTCTTCGCCACCGTTTGTGACACCAGGAATACCGCGGTCTGGTTCACGGCAATCACGTCATTCCAGTCCTGCTCAGGGAATTCGAGGAACGGACGGCGACGCTGAATACCCGCGTTGTTCACCAGCACATCAATGGCGCCCCACTCGGCTTCAATCTCGTCTACCGCCTGCTGCACCTGCGCCGATTGTGTAACATCAAAGGCTTTCGACTGAGCACGCAAGCCAAGGTCACGCAGTTTCGCTGCCGCCTGCTCGGCCCCGGCTGGGGTGGTGGCGT is part of the Pantoea phytobeneficialis genome and harbors:
- the idnO gene encoding gluconate 5-dehydrogenase; translated protein: MSQLFSLEGKRVLITGSARGIGFLLARGLAEAGAEVIVNATTPAGAEQAAAKLRDLGLRAQSKAFDVTQSAQVQQAVDEIEAEWGAIDVLVNNAGIQRRRPFLEFPEQDWNDVIAVNQTAVFLVSQTVAKKMVGRQQGKIINIGSMQSELGRDTITPYAASKGAVTMLTRGMCVELARHNIQVNAIAPGYFVTEMTQALADDPAFTGWLTKRTPAARWGKPEELIGAAVFLSSKASDFVNGHLLFVDGGMRVAV
- a CDS encoding gluconate:H+ symporter is translated as MPITIIVLGVVLLLVLMIVFKVNGFIALVFVSAVVGIAEGMTPLNVMASIQKGIGSTLGGLAMILGFGAMLGRLVSDTGAAQRVATTLIAAFGKERLQWALVVTGLIVGLAMFYEVGFVLLLPLVFTIVAAAGLPLLYVGVPMVAALSVTHCFLPPHPGPTAIATIFGANLGTTLLYGMIITIPTVIVAGPIFSKFLKSFEKSPPEGLYNPKIFTEEEMPGFGISIFAAVIPVVLMAVAAVFELTTPKENPLRQFFEFIGNPAVALFIAVVIAVFTLGLRNGRKMEQVMDMCGESIAAIAMIIFIIAGGGAFKQVLVDSGVGNYIADMMKGSSLSPLLMCWTVAAMLRVALGSATVAAITTAGIVTPIIAATHADPALMVLAVGSGSVIASHVNDPGFWLFKGYFNLSVVETLKTWTVMETLISILGLAGVLILNALIH